In one Mucilaginibacter ginsenosidivorax genomic region, the following are encoded:
- the mfd gene encoding transcription-repair coupling factor — protein MNIRDILDRYKADDRIKALALALNASKNPRVQLRGLVGSSDAAMAVALYFLQHKHMVFVLPEREEAGYFQADLENLTGKEVLLFPSSYRKPFEFTQPDSSNVLARAEVLNELNHASEFGQLIVTYPEALAEKVIDRASLEKNTLEIAVSNKLSIEFINEFLIEYDFERVEFVYEPGQFSVRGGIVDIFSFSHNLPYRVEFFGDFIESIRTFEIESQLSVEQVKTITIVPNVQSKFLTESNISLLEYVEPGTQVWIKDVQFTLDIIQSGFKKATNLWKALSADEKNQNPDWIDPKFGFTDEKLIADQLFDFPVVEFGKQFFYQPSASINFDMRPQPSFNKDFTLLIHNFKNNEAEKIENFILTDSSRQVERLYAILDDLDKTVKFTPISISIREGFVDHEQKLACYTDHQIFDRYYKYKLKKGYQRSQAITLKELRDLKPGDYVTHIDHGIGKYAGLEKVEVNGKQQEMIRLIYADNDLLYVNINSLNRISKYSGKEGTVPRMNKLGTDTWERLKKTTKKKVKDIARDLIKLYALRKAQHGNAFSPDSYLQTELEASFLYEDTPDQEKATADFKKDMESPHPMDRLICGDVGFGKTEVAVRAAFKAVADSKQVAILVPTTILAAQHYKTFTDRLKGFPANIDYINRFKTSKQIKDTLEKLKEGKVDIIIGTHRLVSKDVKFKDLGLMIIDEEQKFGVSTKEKLKQMRANVDTLTLTATPIPRTLHFSLMGARDLSIISTPPPNRQPVVTELHVFNDKLIKEAVEFEIERDGQVFFIHNRVADLPQLGGMIHKLVPKARIGIAHGQLEGDALEDVMLKFVNHEYDVLVATTIIEAGLDIPNANTIIINYAHMFGLSDLHQMRGRVGRSNKKAYCYLLSPPLSTLTNEARKRLSAIEEFSDLGSGFNVAMRDLDIRGSGNLLGAEQSGFIAEIGFEMYHKILDEAIQELKDDEFKGVFPDDKPRPYISFTQIDTDQEILIPDEYVTNLSERYNLYTELSKLEREVELSAFQQQLHDRFGPIPPQVHDLLNTMRLQWMGKAIGFEKISLKKNVLRGYFITNQQSSYFETEAFHNVLAFVQANPRRTNLKEVKNTLRLSVENVQNIDQALVFLNEMAGLVGA, from the coding sequence TTGAACATCCGTGATATATTAGATAGGTATAAAGCTGATGACCGGATTAAAGCATTAGCCCTTGCGCTTAATGCTTCAAAAAATCCAAGGGTACAGCTGCGTGGTTTAGTCGGATCGAGTGATGCGGCCATGGCGGTAGCATTATATTTTTTGCAGCACAAGCACATGGTGTTTGTATTGCCCGAGCGAGAAGAAGCCGGCTATTTCCAGGCAGACCTGGAAAACCTTACGGGGAAAGAAGTACTGCTTTTTCCCTCATCATACCGCAAGCCATTTGAATTTACACAGCCCGACAGCAGCAATGTATTAGCGCGCGCCGAAGTATTGAACGAACTTAACCACGCTTCGGAATTTGGCCAACTGATAGTTACCTACCCCGAGGCCCTGGCCGAAAAGGTAATTGACCGGGCGTCCCTTGAAAAAAACACGCTTGAAATTGCAGTAAGCAATAAACTCAGCATCGAGTTCATCAACGAGTTTTTAATTGAGTACGATTTTGAGCGCGTTGAGTTTGTGTACGAGCCGGGGCAGTTTTCTGTTCGCGGCGGCATTGTAGATATCTTTTCGTTCTCGCACAACCTGCCTTACCGGGTGGAGTTTTTCGGTGATTTTATTGAATCTATCCGCACATTCGAGATCGAGAGCCAGTTGTCCGTCGAGCAGGTAAAAACCATTACCATTGTGCCCAATGTACAATCTAAATTTTTAACAGAGAGCAATATTTCGTTGTTGGAATATGTAGAGCCGGGTACCCAGGTTTGGATTAAAGATGTACAGTTTACGTTGGATATCATCCAAAGTGGCTTTAAAAAGGCCACCAATTTATGGAAAGCATTGTCTGCAGACGAAAAAAACCAAAACCCGGACTGGATTGATCCTAAATTTGGCTTTACCGACGAGAAACTGATTGCCGACCAGCTGTTTGATTTCCCCGTGGTGGAGTTTGGCAAACAATTTTTTTATCAGCCAAGCGCGTCAATCAACTTTGACATGCGCCCGCAGCCATCTTTCAATAAGGATTTTACGCTGCTGATCCATAACTTCAAAAATAACGAGGCGGAAAAGATAGAAAACTTTATCCTTACCGATTCATCGCGCCAGGTGGAGCGTTTGTACGCTATATTGGATGATTTGGATAAAACGGTAAAATTTACGCCAATAAGTATATCAATCCGCGAAGGTTTTGTTGACCACGAGCAAAAACTGGCCTGCTATACAGATCACCAGATTTTTGATCGTTATTATAAATACAAGCTTAAAAAAGGTTATCAGCGCTCGCAAGCCATTACCCTAAAAGAACTGCGCGACCTGAAACCAGGTGATTACGTTACCCATATTGACCACGGTATAGGCAAATATGCAGGCCTGGAAAAAGTAGAGGTAAACGGCAAACAGCAGGAAATGATCCGCCTGATTTATGCGGATAACGACTTGCTTTATGTAAACATTAACTCGCTTAACCGCATATCTAAATATAGCGGCAAAGAAGGCACCGTTCCACGCATGAACAAGTTGGGCACCGACACCTGGGAACGCCTGAAAAAAACAACAAAAAAAAAAGTTAAAGACATAGCCCGCGACCTGATTAAGCTTTATGCCCTGCGTAAAGCCCAGCATGGGAATGCCTTTTCGCCCGATAGCTACCTGCAAACCGAGCTGGAGGCCTCGTTTTTGTACGAGGATACTCCCGACCAGGAAAAGGCCACTGCCGACTTTAAAAAGGATATGGAATCGCCGCATCCTATGGACAGACTTATCTGTGGCGATGTGGGCTTCGGCAAAACCGAAGTGGCCGTTCGCGCCGCGTTTAAAGCCGTTGCCGATAGTAAACAGGTGGCCATATTGGTGCCAACCACCATTTTAGCGGCGCAGCACTACAAAACATTTACCGATAGACTGAAAGGCTTCCCGGCCAATATAGATTACATAAATCGCTTTAAAACCAGCAAACAGATAAAGGATACGTTAGAGAAGCTGAAGGAAGGCAAAGTAGATATCATTATAGGTACCCACCGCCTGGTAAGCAAGGATGTGAAGTTTAAAGACCTGGGGCTGATGATCATTGACGAGGAGCAAAAATTTGGCGTAAGTACCAAAGAGAAGCTAAAGCAAATGCGCGCCAATGTAGATACGCTTACATTGACCGCTACGCCGATACCCCGTACCCTGCATTTTTCGCTGATGGGCGCGCGCGATCTATCTATCATATCCACACCACCGCCAAACAGGCAGCCAGTGGTTACCGAACTGCATGTATTTAACGATAAACTGATAAAAGAAGCTGTTGAGTTTGAAATTGAGCGCGACGGCCAGGTTTTCTTTATCCACAATCGTGTAGCCGATTTGCCGCAATTAGGTGGCATGATTCACAAACTGGTACCTAAAGCCCGCATAGGCATCGCCCATGGCCAGTTGGAAGGTGATGCGCTTGAAGATGTAATGCTGAAATTTGTAAACCACGAGTACGATGTACTGGTGGCCACAACAATTATTGAGGCCGGCCTGGATATCCCGAACGCGAACACAATTATTATAAATTACGCCCACATGTTTGGCCTGAGCGATTTGCACCAGATGCGCGGCCGCGTGGGCAGGAGCAACAAAAAAGCTTACTGCTACCTGCTGAGCCCGCCGTTATCAACGCTCACCAACGAAGCCCGCAAGCGCCTTAGCGCCATTGAGGAGTTTAGCGACCTGGGCAGCGGCTTTAACGTAGCCATGCGCGACCTTGACATCCGCGGTAGCGGAAACTTGTTAGGTGCCGAGCAAAGTGGCTTTATTGCCGAAATAGGCTTCGAGATGTACCATAAAATTTTGGACGAAGCCATCCAGGAGCTTAAAGACGACGAGTTTAAAGGCGTATTCCCCGATGATAAACCAAGGCCTTATATTTCCTTTACCCAGATAGATACCGATCAGGAGATATTGATCCCGGATGAATATGTAACCAACCTATCCGAACGTTATAACCTATACACCGAGCTATCTAAACTGGAGCGGGAGGTTGAACTATCGGCTTTTCAACAGCAACTGCATGACCGTTTTGGGCCAATACCGCCGCAGGTGCATGACCTGTTGAATACTATGCGCCTGCAATGGATGGGCAAGGCCATTGGTTTTGAAAAAATCTCGTTGAAAAAGAATGTGCTGCGTGGTTATTTCATTACCAACCAGCAATCATCGTACTTTGAAACCGAAGCATTCCACAATGTGCTTGCTTTTGTGCAGGCCAACCCAAGGCGCACTAATTTAAAAGAAGTTAAAAATACCTTGCGGCTGAGCGTCGAAAACGTGCAGAATATTGACCAGGCACTGGTGTTTTTGAATGAGATGGCGGGGCTGGTTGGAGCGTAA
- the hpt gene encoding hypoxanthine phosphoribosyltransferase: MKIKIADLEFEPLINAETIEERVKAIGLQLNEDFKQSVPVFVGVLNGSFLFIADLIKQISIPCEISFTKLASYYGGTTSKLKIRDDIDLIVDIKGRDVLIIEDIVDTGNTVHYLIDKLKQRGPASIKVCSLLLKPTALQKKIDELKYVGFEIENEFVVGYGLDYKEMGRNLDAIYKKV, encoded by the coding sequence ATGAAAATTAAAATTGCAGACCTTGAGTTTGAGCCCCTTATTAATGCCGAAACGATTGAAGAACGTGTAAAAGCTATTGGCCTACAGTTAAATGAAGATTTTAAACAGAGTGTTCCGGTATTTGTGGGAGTACTTAACGGAAGCTTCTTATTTATAGCCGACCTGATAAAGCAAATCTCTATCCCCTGCGAAATCTCGTTTACAAAGCTGGCTTCCTATTACGGCGGCACAACCAGTAAACTAAAAATCCGGGATGATATTGATTTGATTGTGGATATTAAAGGTCGCGACGTGTTAATTATTGAAGATATTGTTGATACCGGTAACACAGTGCACTACCTCATAGACAAACTAAAACAACGCGGCCCGGCCTCTATTAAAGTATGTTCGTTGTTACTAAAACCGACCGCCCTTCAAAAGAAAATTGACGAACTAAAATATGTTGGTTTTGAAATTGAAAATGAGTTTGTGGTAGGCTATGGACTGGATTATAAGGAAATGGGCCGGAACCTTGATGCCATTTATAAGAAGGTATAA
- a CDS encoding M16 family metallopeptidase, with protein MDYQAHTLPNGIRILYKQSPFAITHCCFIVNAGSRDEANQQEGLAHFIEHLLFKETERRNTNQILNRLELVGADLNAYTTKEYTCIHASLLNQHLERAIDLFEDILFHSTFPEDEQEKERGVILDEIASYLDQPEEAIQDDFEELLFKDDPFGKNILGTPETVGRMNSDDMRAFIKANYSTSEMIFAVHGNYDFKKVVKLCEKYFGGIQAHHPKKNRIAPKANNSGIVVVKKPISQTHCIIGGQAYPSSHQHKYGLLLLNNLLGGMGMSSRLNLEIREKYGIAYTIESNYTPFSDTGIFSVYFGTDSEKAEKASRLVHKELKKLRDQKLGTLQLHQAKQKFIGQIALAEENRMSLIISMAKSLLDFNHIDTLEDIFDKINAVTAEQLLEIGNEIFDNDRLITLKFEPK; from the coding sequence ATCGACTACCAGGCCCACACCTTACCAAATGGCATCCGTATTTTATACAAGCAATCGCCATTTGCCATAACGCATTGCTGCTTTATTGTAAACGCAGGCTCGCGCGATGAAGCCAACCAGCAGGAGGGGCTTGCCCATTTTATTGAGCACCTGTTATTTAAAGAAACAGAAAGACGCAATACCAACCAGATCCTGAACCGGCTGGAGCTTGTTGGCGCTGATTTAAACGCTTATACTACCAAAGAGTATACGTGCATACACGCTTCGTTGCTTAACCAGCACCTGGAACGTGCTATTGATTTGTTTGAGGATATCCTGTTTCACTCCACGTTTCCCGAAGATGAACAGGAAAAGGAACGTGGCGTAATATTGGATGAGATAGCCTCGTACCTTGACCAGCCCGAAGAAGCTATCCAGGATGATTTTGAGGAATTGCTGTTTAAGGATGATCCGTTCGGTAAAAACATTTTGGGTACGCCAGAAACTGTTGGCCGTATGAACAGCGACGACATGCGCGCCTTTATCAAAGCTAACTACAGCACCTCCGAAATGATATTTGCCGTACATGGTAATTACGATTTTAAGAAAGTTGTTAAGCTGTGCGAAAAATACTTCGGCGGAATACAGGCCCATCACCCCAAAAAGAACCGGATAGCGCCAAAGGCCAATAACAGCGGTATTGTAGTTGTTAAAAAGCCTATATCGCAAACGCATTGCATAATTGGCGGGCAGGCTTACCCTTCATCACATCAGCACAAATACGGGTTATTACTGCTTAATAACCTGTTGGGCGGCATGGGCATGAGTAGCCGTTTAAACCTCGAGATCCGCGAAAAATACGGCATCGCTTATACCATCGAATCAAACTACACCCCGTTTAGCGATACCGGCATTTTCTCAGTTTATTTCGGTACCGATAGCGAAAAGGCCGAGAAGGCATCACGCCTGGTACACAAGGAGCTTAAAAAATTGCGCGATCAAAAACTGGGCACCCTGCAGCTGCACCAGGCCAAGCAAAAGTTTATTGGGCAAATAGCCCTTGCCGAAGAGAACCGGATGAGCCTGATTATATCAATGGCCAAAAGCCTGCTTGATTTTAACCATATTGATACGCTGGAAGATATTTTTGATAAAATAAATGCCGTTACCGCCGAACAATTGCTGGAAATAGGCAACGAAATATTTGATAATGACAGGCTTATTACATTGAAGTTTGAGCCTAAATAA
- a CDS encoding NifU family protein: MSLLSQVEAALDTIRPYLEADGGNVSVEEITPEGVVKLKLLGSCGSCPMSIMTLKAGIEQAIKKAVPEITGVEALNLTDIDDPNAVLPENLR; this comes from the coding sequence ATGAGTTTATTAAGTCAGGTTGAAGCAGCTTTAGATACCATTCGTCCGTATCTGGAGGCTGATGGCGGGAATGTTTCAGTTGAAGAGATTACGCCCGAGGGTGTTGTTAAATTAAAATTATTGGGCTCATGTGGTTCATGCCCTATGAGCATCATGACCCTAAAGGCGGGCATTGAGCAAGCCATAAAAAAAGCAGTACCCGAAATTACCGGTGTTGAGGCATTAAACCTTACCGACATTGATGATCCGAACGCTGTGCTGCCCGAGAATTTGAGATAG
- a CDS encoding Mrp/NBP35 family ATP-binding protein: MIITKEQVLQALGNVEEPDLKKDLVTLNMIQDIHIDGNKLSFSVILTTPACPLKAMIENACRNAISYFVSKDVVVDINMTSRVTTQKNTGVPGVKNIIAVASGKGGVGKSTVAANLALGLAKSGAKVGLIDADIYGPSVPIMFGLEGARPQAGVVDGKTRIEPIEKYGIKLLSIGFFTDPNQPVPWRGPMVSTAVKQLFNDADWGELDYLVVDLPPGTGDIHITITQTFPVTGAVIVTTPQNVALADARKGVGMFMMPAINVPILGVVENMSYFTPAELPDNKYYIFGKGGGQKLAAQLDVPFLGEIPLVKSISDSGDAGTPAILEADGVMTKAFIDMAQRVAQQVAISNAKAFEARLESEA, encoded by the coding sequence ATGATAATCACTAAAGAACAAGTTTTACAAGCACTGGGCAATGTTGAAGAGCCAGACCTGAAAAAAGACCTGGTTACCCTCAACATGATACAGGATATACATATTGATGGCAACAAGCTTAGCTTTTCGGTAATTTTAACCACGCCGGCTTGCCCGTTAAAGGCTATGATTGAAAATGCCTGCCGCAATGCCATCAGCTATTTCGTCAGCAAAGATGTTGTGGTTGATATCAACATGACATCGCGCGTTACCACGCAAAAAAATACAGGCGTGCCAGGCGTTAAAAACATCATCGCGGTAGCATCGGGTAAAGGCGGCGTTGGTAAATCAACCGTTGCTGCAAACCTGGCCTTAGGGCTGGCAAAATCCGGCGCCAAAGTAGGATTGATTGATGCTGATATTTACGGCCCATCTGTACCTATTATGTTTGGGCTTGAAGGCGCACGCCCCCAGGCAGGCGTTGTTGACGGTAAAACCCGTATTGAACCGATTGAGAAGTATGGTATAAAGCTACTCTCAATAGGTTTTTTTACCGATCCAAACCAACCTGTGCCATGGCGCGGACCAATGGTGTCAACAGCTGTAAAACAACTGTTTAATGATGCCGACTGGGGCGAACTGGATTACCTGGTTGTAGATTTGCCGCCGGGTACGGGCGATATTCATATTACTATCACGCAAACCTTCCCGGTTACCGGAGCTGTTATAGTAACTACACCGCAAAATGTAGCTTTAGCCGATGCCCGAAAGGGGGTAGGTATGTTTATGATGCCTGCCATTAATGTGCCTATACTGGGTGTGGTAGAAAACATGTCGTACTTTACGCCGGCCGAGCTTCCGGATAATAAATATTATATTTTTGGCAAAGGCGGCGGCCAGAAGCTGGCTGCGCAACTGGATGTACCCTTTTTAGGCGAGATTCCGCTGGTAAAAAGTATCAGCGACTCGGGCGACGCAGGCACCCCGGCAATTTTGGAGGCTGATGGCGTAATGACCAAGGCATTTATTGATATGGCCCAGCGCGTAGCGCAGCAAGTAGCTATATCAAACGCGAAGGCTTTTGAAGCGAGGCTTGAGTCAGAAGCCTAA
- the def gene encoding peptide deformylase yields MKYPIIAYGDPVLRKKATAIEPDEYPHIKELVNNMFETMYGARGVGLAAPQVGMSMRLFVVDATPFDDDEPELKDFKKAFINATIIEETGEEWGFNEGCLSIPDIREDVYRKPVIKISYYDENWKHYEETFKGMAARVIQHEYDHIEGKLFTDKLSPLRKRLIEKKLNDISKGAVNVEYKMKFPAVKKGR; encoded by the coding sequence ATGAAGTACCCTATCATCGCTTACGGAGACCCTGTTTTAAGAAAGAAAGCAACAGCCATTGAGCCGGATGAATATCCACATATTAAAGAATTGGTTAATAACATGTTTGAGACCATGTACGGTGCCCGCGGCGTTGGCCTGGCAGCTCCGCAGGTAGGCATGTCTATGCGTTTGTTTGTAGTTGATGCCACCCCCTTTGATGATGATGAACCTGAACTTAAGGACTTTAAGAAAGCATTTATAAACGCAACTATAATAGAAGAAACCGGCGAAGAGTGGGGTTTTAACGAAGGCTGCCTGAGCATCCCGGATATACGCGAAGATGTTTACCGTAAACCGGTTATTAAGATATCCTATTACGATGAAAACTGGAAACACTACGAAGAAACCTTTAAAGGCATGGCCGCCCGCGTTATCCAGCATGAATATGACCACATTGAAGGTAAACTATTTACTGATAAACTAAGCCCGCTACGCAAACGCCTGATTGAGAAAAAACTGAACGATATTTCGAAAGGTGCCGTGAATGTGGAATACAAAATGAAATTCCCGGCTGTAAAAAAGGGGAGATAA
- a CDS encoding TM2 domain-containing protein — protein sequence MSTYPNSYMMFDGMTPEEFSFVQQATAALTENQQRYFMGVYASKRRNPQDILLATLAGFLGVSGIQRFLTDQIGMGIVYFFTAGFCFIGTIVDLINYKGIANEYNQKMAFESFNIAKMTN from the coding sequence ATGAGCACTTACCCAAATTCATATATGATGTTCGACGGAATGACTCCCGAAGAATTTTCTTTTGTACAACAGGCCACCGCCGCTTTGACCGAAAATCAACAACGTTATTTTATGGGTGTTTACGCCAGCAAACGCCGCAATCCCCAGGATATTTTACTGGCCACGCTTGCGGGTTTCCTGGGCGTATCAGGTATTCAACGTTTTTTGACCGACCAGATTGGAATGGGCATTGTATACTTTTTTACCGCAGGCTTTTGCTTTATCGGTACCATCGTCGACTTGATTAATTATAAGGGCATTGCCAACGAGTACAATCAAAAAATGGCCTTCGAAAGCTTCAATATTGCTAAAATGACCAACTAA
- a CDS encoding DUF2752 domain-containing protein — protein sequence MIKRLFRNYFELTFWITAMLCLAFTSPQATSHFTLCPLKLMGITWCPGCGLGHAIIYLFHGQISNSFHAHWLGVPAVLVIFHRIYILTRQRFDLFP from the coding sequence TTGATTAAACGGCTATTTCGCAACTATTTTGAACTCACTTTCTGGATCACCGCGATGTTGTGCCTGGCGTTTACGTCGCCGCAGGCCACATCGCATTTTACGTTGTGCCCTTTAAAACTGATGGGGATAACCTGGTGCCCCGGCTGCGGTTTGGGGCACGCTATCATTTACCTGTTTCACGGGCAAATCTCCAATTCATTTCATGCGCATTGGCTGGGTGTACCGGCCGTACTGGTTATTTTTCACCGGATATATATTTTGACCCGGCAGCGCTTTGACTTATTCCCGTGA
- a CDS encoding DNA recombination protein RmuC — MNAEILIIASVVILLIAVLLFIKKPKAIELISANDLNKLRSESDQLKIALAKAEEKASGLAGEKENITQFLKDEKNRLLDELLYERTQLAAANKSLENARAYYTSQQEKMQEQKVEIEQIRTQFQREFENVAEKLLKEKSKEFIDVNRNNLDQILNPLKENLKAFEDKVEKVYNMEAAERNTLKGVITQLMDLNKQISDEAQNLTRALKGDNKKQGNWGEVILERVLERSGLVKDQEYRIQAAMQANDGTRYQPDVIIDLPDEKHLVIDSKVSLIAYERLISAETEEDRKLFAKAHVESIKNHIGGLSAKKYHDLYKINSPDFVLLFVPIESSFSIAVQLDGELFNYAWDKKVVIVSPSTLLATLRTIASMWKQERQNRNVLEIARLSGDMYDKFVGFLGDMDNIGKNITYTQNAYNSAVNKLSDGRGNLTTTAEKIKKLGAKADKQIDNKHLGEE, encoded by the coding sequence ATGAATGCAGAGATACTTATTATTGCCTCGGTTGTTATACTGCTGATAGCCGTTTTGCTGTTTATTAAAAAGCCCAAAGCCATTGAGTTGATCTCGGCAAACGATTTAAACAAGCTGCGCTCAGAGAGTGATCAGCTTAAAATTGCTTTGGCCAAAGCCGAAGAAAAAGCCAGCGGCCTGGCGGGCGAAAAAGAAAACATTACCCAATTTTTAAAAGACGAGAAAAACCGGCTGCTGGATGAGTTGCTATATGAACGCACCCAGTTGGCTGCTGCCAATAAATCGTTGGAGAATGCACGCGCCTACTATACATCGCAGCAGGAAAAAATGCAGGAGCAAAAGGTGGAGATAGAACAGATACGCACGCAGTTTCAGCGCGAGTTTGAGAACGTGGCCGAAAAACTGCTGAAAGAAAAATCAAAAGAGTTTATTGATGTAAACCGCAACAATCTTGATCAGATTTTGAATCCGCTTAAAGAAAACCTGAAAGCTTTTGAAGATAAGGTAGAGAAAGTTTACAATATGGAAGCTGCCGAGCGCAACACCCTGAAAGGCGTAATAACCCAACTGATGGACCTGAACAAACAGATAAGCGACGAGGCACAAAATTTGACCCGGGCGCTTAAAGGGGATAACAAAAAGCAAGGCAACTGGGGCGAGGTGATCCTGGAACGGGTGTTGGAACGGTCGGGCCTGGTGAAAGACCAGGAGTACCGGATACAGGCTGCCATGCAGGCCAACGACGGCACCCGCTATCAGCCCGATGTGATTATCGACCTGCCGGATGAAAAACACCTGGTTATCGACTCAAAGGTTTCGCTGATAGCTTACGAAAGGCTGATAAGCGCCGAAACTGAAGAAGACCGTAAGCTTTTTGCCAAAGCGCATGTCGAGTCGATTAAAAACCATATTGGTGGTTTATCGGCCAAAAAATATCACGATCTGTATAAAATAAACTCGCCCGATTTCGTACTGCTTTTTGTGCCGATAGAATCGTCGTTCAGCATAGCTGTACAACTGGATGGCGAGCTGTTTAACTACGCCTGGGATAAAAAGGTGGTAATAGTAAGCCCATCTACCCTGCTGGCTACCCTGCGCACCATTGCCAGCATGTGGAAACAGGAGCGCCAAAACCGGAACGTACTGGAGATAGCCCGCCTAAGCGGCGATATGTACGATAAATTTGTGGGCTTTTTAGGCGATATGGATAACATTGGCAAAAATATTACCTATACTCAAAATGCCTATAACAGCGCGGTAAATAAACTATCAGACGGCCGCGGAAACCTGACCACCACAGCCGAAAAAATCAAAAAACTGGGCGCAAAAGCCGATAAACAAATTGACAACAAGCATTTGGGAGAAGAGTAG
- a CDS encoding DUF4199 domain-containing protein, translating to MKNAIIWGVIIGVLSGIWMFVMHSSGIVPTSDKVATLEYFSFIIPAIGLLIGIYSYRQNECKGQMGFLEALIQSFKILIAGGIVTVFASILYFSYVSSANTLRDFSGRIFGALLVGVLLAFAVSLLFTNKSNKVD from the coding sequence ATGAAGAATGCGATTATTTGGGGCGTTATTATTGGCGTATTGAGCGGAATCTGGATGTTTGTGATGCACAGTTCGGGCATTGTGCCCACCAGCGACAAAGTAGCCACGCTTGAATACTTTTCGTTTATTATACCGGCCATAGGATTGCTTATTGGCATTTACAGTTATAGGCAAAACGAATGCAAGGGGCAGATGGGTTTTTTAGAGGCCCTGATACAAAGCTTTAAAATTTTAATTGCCGGCGGAATTGTAACCGTTTTTGCAAGTATATTATATTTTAGTTATGTATCGTCTGCAAATACGTTGCGCGATTTTTCGGGCCGCATCTTCGGTGCCTTGTTAGTTGGCGTTTTATTGGCGTTTGCAGTATCTTTACTGTTTACCAATAAATCCAATAAGGTTGATTAA